Proteins from a genomic interval of Treponema succinifaciens DSM 2489:
- a CDS encoding DUF4143 domain-containing protein, with the protein MLPPFSVNVEKRVVKTPKLYFVDTGLASYLTRWTDSEVLRSGAMSGAFFETYIVGEVLKSFCNAGIEPPLYFYRDKDKIEIDLIIFLNNTVYPVEIKKTATPKADDAKNFFITGRIKNVEIAPPCIVCNCGKPVSVAKGVMAIPAEYV; encoded by the coding sequence CTGCTTCCGCCGTTTTCGGTGAATGTTGAAAAACGGGTTGTAAAAACTCCCAAGCTTTACTTTGTCGATACAGGACTTGCCTCATATCTTACAAGATGGACGGATTCAGAAGTGCTGCGTTCTGGAGCCATGTCGGGGGCGTTTTTTGAAACATATATTGTTGGCGAAGTACTTAAATCATTCTGCAATGCTGGAATTGAGCCGCCGCTTTATTTTTACAGGGACAAGGATAAAATTGAAATCGACCTTATTATTTTTTTGAACAACACTGTCTATCCGGTTGAAATAAAAAAGACCGCCACTCCAAAAGCAGACGATGCAAAGAATTTTTTTATTACAGGCAGAATCAAGAATGTGGAAATCGCGCCTCCGTGCATTGTCTGCAACTGCGGAAAGCCGGTTTCTGTTGCAAAAGGCGTGATGGCGATTCCGGCGGAATATGTGTAG
- a CDS encoding ATP-binding protein: MKKFYDRKNELKILEQIEKNSYSNAAFTIITGRRRIGKTALLKKFISTKKSCYLFTTRSSEPILCQQWQKELEQSIDLKIFGSITTLKELFEQIIEYSKQEHFILIIDEFQELQNINSSFFSHLQNIWDNCKDNSKINFIACGSVYSMMIKIFEGAKEPLFGRATAKIHLKPFTPSVCKEILKDFNPQYTNEDLLCLYMLSGGVAKYIFLLMESGSITHTKMINYVTGISSPFLIDGKDLLISEIGKDYGIYFSILSLISSGITVQSEIDSIIQKNTGSYLSNLNKTFNVIKPVRPIFSKPESRNVRWQITDSYLRFYFRFIYSNQNLIELGQYDLLKKLILRDYKTFTGKTLEQYFTEKINEEMHLTYIGGWWDKKSQNEIDIVAVNELDKTCHIFEVKRNAKKIDYKALEEKINALRSNVPGFEINMKGLSMDDM; the protein is encoded by the coding sequence ATGAAAAAATTTTATGACAGAAAAAATGAGTTAAAAATTCTCGAGCAAATAGAAAAGAACTCTTACTCAAATGCGGCTTTCACTATAATCACAGGCCGAAGACGAATTGGAAAAACTGCGCTATTAAAGAAATTCATATCTACAAAAAAAAGCTGCTACCTTTTTACCACCAGAAGCTCCGAGCCCATTTTATGCCAGCAATGGCAAAAAGAACTGGAGCAATCAATCGACCTTAAAATTTTTGGAAGCATAACAACACTAAAGGAACTTTTTGAGCAGATAATAGAGTATTCAAAACAGGAGCACTTTATATTAATCATAGATGAATTTCAGGAGCTTCAAAATATAAATTCTTCATTCTTCAGCCATCTGCAGAATATATGGGACAACTGCAAAGATAATTCAAAAATCAACTTTATTGCCTGTGGGTCAGTTTATTCCATGATGATAAAAATTTTTGAAGGCGCAAAAGAACCGCTATTTGGACGCGCCACTGCAAAAATCCATCTAAAACCTTTTACACCTTCTGTATGCAAAGAGATTTTAAAAGACTTTAACCCGCAATACACAAACGAGGACTTGCTCTGCCTATATATGCTCAGCGGAGGGGTTGCAAAATATATTTTTCTTCTAATGGAAAGCGGAAGCATTACGCACACAAAAATGATAAATTATGTAACAGGAATTTCCTCTCCATTTTTAATAGACGGAAAAGATTTGCTTATAAGTGAAATCGGAAAAGACTATGGAATCTATTTTTCAATTCTTTCGCTCATTTCCAGCGGGATAACGGTCCAAAGCGAAATTGATTCTATAATTCAAAAAAATACAGGCTCCTACCTTTCAAATCTTAATAAAACGTTCAATGTTATAAAACCTGTCAGGCCGATTTTTTCAAAGCCAGAAAGCCGCAATGTGCGCTGGCAAATTACAGACAGCTACTTAAGATTCTATTTTAGGTTCATTTACTCCAATCAAAATTTAATTGAACTTGGGCAGTACGATTTACTAAAGAAACTGATTTTGCGCGACTATAAGACTTTTACAGGCAAAACGCTTGAGCAGTATTTTACAGAAAAAATTAATGAAGAGATGCATCTGACATATATTGGCGGATGGTGGGATAAAAAATCTCAAAATGAAATTGACATTGTTGCAGTAAATGAACTGGATAAAACGTGTCATATTTTTGAAGTAAAAAGAAATGCCAAAAAAATTGACTATAAAGCACTGGAAGAAAAAATAAATGCACTAAGATCAAATGTTCCTGGATTTGAAATCAACATGAAAGGCTTAAGTATGGACGATATGTAA
- a CDS encoding DNA-binding domain-containing protein, whose product MLKISLRENKTANAKSPYHFYSENSGVLTFDELIDEMAKNNTTITKADIAGAMNVYKEVVIRYVQLGYKVYCPFGQVYICAKGTANDKLASFEPHLSGNDHDLNLKLTVDSSVAKTVLANTKTERVSGRYKMIPSIEEIQNVNGIALKEAKPGNVIRIIGEYLKLDENDSEQGIFLTKGDVSIRLENYIWNKNKRIDAMLPADIESGSYKVSIRAKPNTILYNGSFIKEITIS is encoded by the coding sequence ATGTTAAAGATTTCATTAAGAGAGAACAAGACAGCCAATGCAAAGTCCCCTTACCATTTCTATTCAGAAAATTCCGGAGTGCTCACATTTGACGAGCTCATCGACGAGATGGCAAAAAACAACACGACTATAACAAAGGCCGACATTGCAGGAGCAATGAATGTGTACAAGGAAGTTGTTATTCGCTATGTGCAGCTTGGCTACAAAGTATACTGCCCGTTTGGACAGGTCTATATCTGCGCAAAAGGAACTGCAAATGACAAGCTTGCTTCTTTTGAGCCGCACCTTTCCGGCAACGACCACGATCTAAACCTAAAGCTCACTGTGGACAGCTCCGTAGCAAAGACAGTGCTTGCAAACACAAAAACAGAGCGTGTGTCAGGAAGATATAAGATGATTCCGTCAATAGAAGAAATCCAGAACGTAAATGGAATTGCATTAAAAGAAGCAAAGCCAGGAAATGTAATCAGGATAATCGGCGAGTACCTTAAGCTTGACGAAAATGACAGCGAGCAAGGAATTTTCCTTACAAAGGGAGATGTTTCAATAAGGCTTGAAAACTACATCTGGAACAAAAACAAGCGGATTGACGCAATGCTTCCGGCAGACATTGAAAGCGGCTCATACAAGGTCAGCATAAGGGCAAAGCCAAACACAATCCTGTACAATGGCAGCTTTATTAAAGAAATTACAATAAGCTAA
- a CDS encoding NlpC/P60 family protein: protein MSIQQKYFEELRKFEGAPYVWGGSSPSGSDCSGSVCSAVSHSLGTRLRVTADELYRRFFTENVKSFCNSNFLYAAFFLDAQGRAVHVAGWCGACYVNVSRLEENKCGAFRSESEMKLMYSHLRMVKRGLAV, encoded by the coding sequence ATGAGCATTCAGCAAAAATACTTTGAGGAACTGAGAAAATTTGAGGGCGCGCCTTATGTGTGGGGAGGCTCTTCTCCAAGCGGAAGCGACTGCTCTGGCTCTGTATGCTCCGCTGTAAGCCATTCTCTTGGAACAAGGCTTCGTGTTACAGCAGATGAATTGTATAGAAGATTTTTTACAGAAAATGTAAAAAGCTTTTGCAACTCAAATTTCCTGTACGCGGCATTCTTTCTTGACGCGCAGGGCAGGGCTGTTCATGTGGCGGGCTGGTGCGGAGCTTGCTATGTAAATGTTTCCCGGCTGGAGGAAAATAAATGCGGCGCATTCCGCAGTGAAAGTGAGATGAAGCTGATGTATTCTCATTTAAGGATGGTAAAAAGAGGGCTTGCTGTATGA
- a CDS encoding transposase gives MSRGVSDKITYKPYNQGGQWLLPPSLDELVPQNHFVRIVSKTVDELEIEEAFARNTKGGGASRYNPVMLLKVMIYCYMTGIYSSRQIAKQCRENVNVMWLTGFQKPDFRTINTFRSEKLKDSIEEIFVSTVRLLNRKGYVSLEKYFVDGTKIYKIHLT, from the coding sequence ATGAGCAGAGGCGTAAGCGATAAAATCACATACAAACCATATAACCAGGGCGGGCAGTGGCTCCTGCCACCAAGTCTGGACGAACTGGTTCCACAAAATCATTTTGTAAGAATTGTCAGCAAAACAGTAGATGAACTCGAAATTGAAGAAGCATTTGCACGAAATACAAAAGGCGGCGGAGCAAGCAGATACAATCCGGTCATGCTACTGAAAGTAATGATTTACTGCTACATGACAGGAATATATTCTTCAAGACAGATTGCAAAACAGTGCCGCGAGAATGTAAACGTGATGTGGCTCACTGGATTCCAGAAACCGGACTTCAGAACTATCAATACCTTCCGCAGTGAAAAGCTGAAAGACTCAATCGAGGAAATATTTGTATCGACAGTGAGGCTTCTGAACAGGAAAGGTTATGTCAGCCTTGAAAAATATTTCGTTGACGGAACGAAAATCTACAAAATTCATTTAACATAA